One region of Alosa alosa isolate M-15738 ecotype Scorff River chromosome 1, AALO_Geno_1.1, whole genome shotgun sequence genomic DNA includes:
- the si:ch73-71d17.2 gene encoding RPA-related protein RADX, whose product MASSIPAQPPSCALQRTLRKLSITRVGTGQNRTCQEPLYVLSLDRYMKDANFAVFFQGSIHASDSLYDATLTDGDCKIRVSIEPRLNHLIVKKLFRCGSTLKNVEFLVEQNTDKGNTDILVTNLELDQQSEDAALLALSEVNVKSLPWWAGEEPSSLPLRARRSTYLPLWNDYDFSGEMWRDRPPDDMNERSTSSRAPVSLREVRQRFLSDGSRIRGDVRVRILQKSRLIHYGKAEQNCLCPYRAELQVADESASVSVVLWNTMCMEWYRRLHPGMVLRLSRFRVRESFSHRIGQNPEPDIEISLNSSHPSAIISIVSPVSPEWHLPDVPHDFCKGTDLQSRPHGSICDVVGLVIFTGRPECVKNKEGKMDHFRWIQLEDGSCDYPVMVKLYSTSQPDVHSTIQPMAVFVCTRLQLVSGSSQFYYLTNTQYTQVYCTGTGCPLTIPYKGIHPFRQFLQWLDQTDEGDVMKRSVVGGSFIYPPPPASLKTFMEERKAQPGLISGQELKGLCENLQYRESQRFCVQCTVSAVEYHHQDDGQTSVLSSPPLTTPTSPGLPVEPQPVKRSPRGQKRPNPITAGTPRKRLILPSSDSEEISDSGLSLFDSAMEFLIGDEKNVDDAGNDDDDSNSFVTADTSPACSFSLSRAAMETIPRTFCYRRRHVQASATGLQPNSFQKLLPFAELESFSPAPFYKGHYTLQLRALSDGVVVNALFLPASLESNHWRPLPHRHANSWESILSHGGFSPHVPPPSPVDLMAIKTQLVNQKLVCVLEACPLGRNRLELVLSRAFPLQS is encoded by the exons ATGGCGTCTTCTATACCTGCACAGCCGCCGAGCTGTGCGTTGCAGAGAACTCTGAGAAAATTAAGCATTACACGTGTAGGCACAGGGCAGAACAGGACATGTCAAGAACCTCTGTATGTCCTCTCATTAGATCGTTACATGAAGGACGCCAATTTCGCGGTATTTTTCCAGGGAAGTATTCACGCCTCAGACAGCTTGTACGATGCCACTTTGACTGATGGAGACTGTAAGATTCGCGTCTCAATCGAACCAAGATTGAATCATCTAATTGTAAAAAAACTATTTCGTTGTGGTAGTACTCTAAAAAATGTGGAATTCTTGGTGGAACAAAATACTGATAAAGGCAATACAGATATTCTCGTTACAAACCTGGAATTAGACCAGCAGTCAGAAGATGCTGCCCTGCTCGCGCTGTCCGAAGTTAATGTAAAATCTCTCCCGTGGTGGGCTGGGGAAGAACCCAGTTCCCTCCCATTGCGAGCACGGAGAAGCACATATCTCCCACTCTGGAATGACTACGACTTTTCTGGAGAAATGTGGCGTGACCGTCCACCTGACGACATGAATGAACGGAGTACAT CATCTCGTGCTCCAGTTTCACTCCGGGAGGTGCGCCAGCGCTTTCTGAGCGATGGGTCACGAATCCGTGGTGATGTCCGTGTTAGAATTCTGCAGAAGTCTAGACTGATACACTACGGCAAAGCAGAGCAGAACTGTTTATGTCCATACAGG GCTGAGCTGCAGGTGGCAGATGAGTCAGCTAGTGTGTCGGTGGTCCTGTGGAACACCATGTGTATGGAGTGGTACCGGCGGCTGCATCCGGGCATGGTGCTCCGCCTGAGCCGCTTCCGAGTGCGGGAGAGTTTCAGCCACCGCATTGGCCAGAACCCAGAGCCAGACATTG agatCAGTTTAAACTCCTCTCACCCAAGTGCCATAATTTCCATAGTGTCACCAGTGTCTCCTGAGTGGCATTTACCAGATGTACCACATGACTTTTGTAAGGG GACAGACCTCCAGAGTCGTCCTCATGGTAGCATCTGCGACGTGGTGGGCCTGGTTATCTTCACTGGCAGGCCAGAGTGCGTCAAGAACAAGG AGGGTAAGATGGACCATTTCCGCTGGATCCAGTTGGAGGATGGGTCCTGTGATTATCCAGTAATGGTGAAGCTGTACTCTACATCTCAGCCTGATGTCCACAGCACGATCCAACCTA TGGCTGTGTTTGTCTGCACCAGACTCCAGTTGGTGAGCGGATCATCACAGTTCTACTACCTGACCaacactcagtacacacaggTGTACTGTACAG GAACTGGCTGCCCTCTTACAATACCGTATAAAGGGATTCACCCATTCAGACAGTTCCTACAGTGGCTTGATCAGACAGATGAAGGCGATGTAATGAAGCGGTCTGTGGTTGGAGGAAGCTTCATTTACCCACCTCCTCCAGCTTCACTCAAAACCTTCATGGAGGAACGAAAAG cacAACCTGGGCTGATCAGTGGACAAGAGCTGAAAGGGCTGTGTGAGAACCTTCAGTACAGGGAGTCTCAGCGCTTCTGTGTCCAGTGCACCGTTAGTGCTGTGGAGTACCATCATCAG gATGATGGACAGACCAGTGTCCTGTCGTCTCCTCCTTTGACCACTCCTACAAGCCCAGGCTTACCAGTAGAGCCACAGCCAGTGAAacg GTCACCTAGAGGGCAGAAAAGGCCAAACCCCATCACAGCTGGAACTCCtaggaagag ACTGATTTTACCTTCATCTGACTCAGAGGAGATCTCTGACAGTG GGTTGTCTCTATTCGATAgtgcgatggagtttctcataGGAGATGAAAAAAATGTAGATGATGCTGGTAATGACGACGACGATAGTAACAGTTTCGTCACCGCGGATACCAGCCCAGCCTGCTCCTTCAGCCTCTCTCGAGCTGCCATGGAAACTATCCCACGCACCTTCTGTTACCGGCGGCGACACGTCCAGGCCAGTGCCACAGGCCTTCAGCCTAACAGCTTCCAGAAGCTCCTCCCATTTGCGGAGCTTGAGTCCTTCAGCCCTGCTCCCTTCTACAAAGGCCACTACACACTGCAGCTGCGAG ctctctCTGACGGGGTTGTAGTGAATGCCCTGTTCCTTCCTGCTTCCCTGGAGtccaatcactggaggccactCCCCCACCGTCATGCCAACAGCTGGGAGAGCATCCTATCACATGGTGGCTTCTCACCACACGTCCCACCCCCTAGCCcag TGGACCTGATGGCCATTAAAACTCAGCTGGTCAATCagaagttggtgtgtgtgctggaggctTGTCCGCTGGGCAGAAACAGACTGGAGCTGGTTCTGAGTCGGGCCTTTCCTTTGCAGAGCTAA